From Aristaeella lactis, the proteins below share one genomic window:
- a CDS encoding tyrosine-protein phosphatase: protein MKAVSLLKTTRNTRDLGGHPAAGGRVTVPDRIWRSDRQENPDPEDIALLRSKGITTIIDMRTEEDNLTKPSFFRSLEGFTFLNYPIIEGDTIPESVEAVPGSYMNIACSENMPRILKAIADADTGVMYNCAAGKDRTGVVTAILLMLCGVSDEEITADYMLTKECNRERFELLRKRRPDLDMNIVIPRESFIRDFMDLFRERFGSVDGYFACIGLSEETKQKLLARLLDV from the coding sequence ATGAAAGCCGTAAGCCTCCTGAAGACCACACGAAACACAAGGGACCTGGGCGGCCATCCGGCAGCCGGCGGCCGGGTTACCGTCCCGGACCGGATCTGGCGGAGCGATCGCCAGGAAAACCCCGATCCGGAGGACATTGCCCTTCTGCGCTCCAAAGGGATCACCACCATCATTGACATGCGGACTGAGGAGGACAACCTCACCAAGCCAAGCTTCTTTCGATCGCTGGAAGGCTTTACTTTCCTGAATTATCCAATCATAGAAGGAGATACGATCCCGGAATCCGTTGAGGCTGTTCCCGGAAGCTATATGAACATCGCCTGTTCGGAAAACATGCCCCGGATCCTCAAAGCCATCGCGGACGCCGATACCGGCGTAATGTACAACTGCGCTGCCGGCAAGGACCGGACCGGCGTTGTCACCGCCATCCTGCTGATGCTTTGCGGCGTCAGCGATGAGGAGATCACCGCCGACTACATGCTGACCAAGGAATGCAACCGGGAGCGGTTTGAACTTCTCCGGAAACGCCGCCCGGACCTGGATATGAATATCGTCATTCCAAGGGAATCCTTTATCCGGGATTTCATGGATCTGTTCCGGGAGCGCTTCGGGAGTGTTGACGGCTACTTTGCCTGTATCGGACTATCAGAGGAAACAAAACAAAAACTCCTTGCCCGCCTGCTGGATGTCTGA
- a CDS encoding ABC transporter ATP-binding protein, translated as MLKVTDLVVSYGGIEALKGISFEVEQGQIVTLIGANGAGKSTTLRTISGLVPPKDGRIYFEGRDITDLNTQKIVEIGIAMVPEGRRVFANLTVLENLRIGAYLRKDKEAIEEDIRYVYDLFPRLKERSWQLAGTLSGGEQQMLAVGRAVMTRPKLIMMDEPSLGLAPLVVKDIFKIIQTLKGTGMTVLLIEQNANAALHACDYAYVMETGRITTSGTGEELLASEAIQEAYLGKTSK; from the coding sequence ATGCTGAAAGTAACGGACCTTGTGGTTTCCTACGGCGGCATTGAAGCCCTGAAAGGGATCTCCTTTGAGGTGGAACAGGGACAGATTGTGACGCTGATCGGCGCCAACGGCGCGGGCAAGAGCACCACCCTCCGGACCATTTCCGGCCTGGTGCCTCCCAAGGACGGACGGATCTACTTTGAAGGCCGGGATATTACCGACCTGAATACCCAGAAGATCGTGGAAATCGGTATTGCCATGGTACCGGAAGGACGGCGGGTTTTTGCCAACCTGACGGTGCTGGAAAACCTGCGGATCGGCGCGTATCTGCGCAAGGACAAGGAAGCCATTGAAGAGGATATCCGCTATGTATATGACCTGTTCCCCCGGCTGAAGGAGCGCTCCTGGCAGCTGGCCGGTACGCTTTCCGGCGGTGAACAGCAGATGCTGGCGGTAGGCCGCGCGGTGATGACAAGGCCGAAGCTGATCATGATGGATGAGCCCAGCCTGGGCTTGGCGCCCCTCGTGGTCAAGGATATCTTCAAGATTATCCAGACCCTTAAGGGCACCGGCATGACAGTGCTCCTGATCGAGCAGAACGCCAACGCCGCCCTGCACGCCTGCGATTATGCCTACGTCATGGAGACGGGCAGGATCACGACCAGCGGTACCGGCGAGGAACTGCTGGCCAGCGAGGCGATCCAGGAAGCCTATCTCGGGAAGACAAGCAAATAA
- a CDS encoding histidine phosphatase family protein, whose translation MIYWVKTQPQADIDHSEYKPFIRNDWFRNHYMFFAYGLMALLTVLFFATGAVKAIHSLLRLPVFVLVFLVHESLHMLVVYRIGDIYLSHSGLFFWMQPHARMSKGRFFLFMTLPLFTLTVVPAVLLLPDTGALRPYLLYIAWSNAIIASSDIINAVLIPLKPNDSVFYRGYYKTGSGAAEKNVSGEPSPCHTAVIFVRHAQAVYGNDDRNRPLSEAGMEDRKIVAEALKDRKIDAFLSSPYRRSMETIRPAAELRGMEILTDERFRERKCGDFSSDSLAKRWTDFSWAEENGESLRSVQDRNMEALRDVLRNYAGRTVVIGTHGTALSTILNFYNPDFGLQDFLRIVSWMPYITELSFDGDRLSGIKELDHVEKDIPQ comes from the coding sequence ATGATTTACTGGGTTAAAACACAGCCGCAGGCCGACATAGACCACAGCGAGTACAAACCCTTCATCCGGAATGACTGGTTCCGGAATCACTATATGTTTTTCGCCTATGGACTGATGGCGCTGCTGACTGTCCTGTTCTTCGCTACCGGTGCGGTGAAAGCAATCCACAGCCTGCTCCGGCTGCCGGTTTTTGTGCTGGTTTTCCTGGTGCATGAGTCACTGCATATGCTGGTTGTTTACCGGATCGGGGATATTTACCTTTCCCATTCCGGGCTCTTTTTCTGGATGCAGCCTCATGCCAGAATGTCCAAAGGCCGGTTTTTCCTGTTCATGACCCTGCCCCTTTTCACGCTGACCGTTGTGCCGGCGGTTCTTCTGCTGCCGGATACCGGAGCCCTCCGGCCTTATCTCCTGTATATTGCCTGGAGCAACGCGATCATTGCGTCCTCAGACATCATCAATGCCGTGCTGATCCCGCTGAAACCAAATGATTCCGTGTTTTACAGGGGATATTACAAAACCGGCTCCGGGGCGGCGGAGAAAAATGTGTCAGGAGAACCGTCCCCTTGTCACACTGCGGTGATCTTTGTACGGCACGCGCAGGCGGTATACGGAAACGATGACCGGAACCGGCCGCTTTCAGAGGCGGGCATGGAAGACAGGAAAATCGTGGCGGAAGCCCTGAAAGACCGGAAGATTGACGCTTTCCTGAGCAGCCCCTACAGAAGGAGCATGGAAACCATCCGGCCCGCCGCGGAGCTTCGGGGAATGGAAATCCTGACGGATGAACGTTTCCGCGAACGGAAGTGCGGGGATTTCAGCTCCGACTCCCTGGCAAAGCGCTGGACAGACTTCTCCTGGGCGGAAGAAAACGGCGAAAGCCTCCGTTCCGTGCAGGACAGGAATATGGAAGCCCTGCGGGATGTCCTGCGGAATTATGCCGGCCGGACAGTTGTCATCGGCACCCACGGAACCGCGCTCAGTACCATCCTGAATTTCTATAACCCGGACTTCGGCCTGCAGGACTTTCTCCGGATCGTCAGCTGGATGCCGTACATCACGGAACTGTCTTTCGATGGAGACCGGCTGTCCGGTATCAAAGAGCTGGACCACGTTGAAAAAGATATTCCCCAATAA
- a CDS encoding DUF1015 domain-containing protein, whose amino-acid sequence MSFERIGIRPAQILLPAPGVKPETWACIACDQYTSEPEYWEKAFAVAGDAPSAIRLILPEYNLKNSDTLIPQIHRTMADYLAKGLLAPAVDPGFILCERTIASGSRLGLVCAVDLEQYSFEKGSLPLIRPTEQTITDRLPPRLKIRRGAPVELTHIMILIDDPDRTVLEPLQAAKASLRKVYDFDLMMNGGHLAGWAVEGDALLEQVDRSLNALMDTKGEHPLLLAVGDGNHSLATAKAYWNEIREGLSEAERENHPARFALCEIVNIHDEALLFEPIYRIVTGTTRAAVMADWKAYAEAKGMTLAAEGSDHRFTVVSADGEETVSVLNPEGAIPCETIQKFLDDFLSRHPEAGIDFIHGEGSLRTLAAKPETVGFLLPEIDKHTFFKDVEKLGVLPRKTFSMGEADEKRFYMEAKRI is encoded by the coding sequence ATGTCCTTTGAACGAATCGGAATCCGTCCCGCGCAGATCCTCCTCCCGGCTCCCGGCGTCAAACCGGAAACCTGGGCCTGCATTGCCTGTGACCAGTACACCTCCGAACCGGAATACTGGGAAAAGGCCTTTGCTGTCGCGGGAGACGCTCCTTCCGCCATCCGGCTGATCCTGCCGGAATATAACCTGAAAAACAGTGATACCCTGATCCCGCAGATCCACCGCACCATGGCGGACTACCTGGCCAAAGGCCTCCTGGCTCCCGCTGTGGACCCCGGTTTCATCCTGTGTGAGCGCACCATTGCCTCCGGTTCCCGCCTGGGCCTGGTCTGCGCCGTGGACCTGGAGCAGTATTCCTTCGAGAAGGGGTCCCTGCCACTGATCCGCCCGACCGAGCAGACGATCACCGACCGCCTGCCTCCGCGGCTGAAGATCCGCCGCGGCGCGCCTGTTGAACTGACCCATATCATGATCCTGATCGACGATCCGGACCGTACCGTCCTGGAGCCCCTGCAGGCCGCGAAAGCCTCCCTGCGGAAGGTCTATGATTTTGACCTGATGATGAACGGCGGACACCTCGCCGGCTGGGCCGTGGAAGGCGATGCCCTGCTGGAACAGGTGGACCGCAGCCTGAACGCGCTGATGGATACAAAAGGAGAGCATCCGCTGCTCCTGGCCGTGGGTGACGGCAACCACAGCCTCGCCACCGCCAAGGCCTACTGGAATGAGATCCGTGAAGGACTGTCCGAGGCGGAACGTGAAAACCATCCTGCCCGCTTTGCCCTGTGTGAGATCGTCAACATCCATGACGAGGCCCTCCTGTTTGAGCCGATCTACCGCATCGTGACCGGCACCACCCGCGCCGCGGTGATGGCGGACTGGAAGGCCTATGCCGAAGCAAAGGGAATGACCCTGGCCGCTGAAGGCTCCGACCACCGGTTTACCGTTGTTTCCGCTGACGGGGAAGAAACGGTTTCCGTGCTGAACCCCGAAGGCGCGATCCCCTGCGAAACCATCCAGAAGTTCCTGGACGATTTCCTGTCCAGGCATCCGGAAGCCGGAATCGACTTCATCCACGGGGAAGGTTCCCTGCGGACTCTGGCCGCCAAACCGGAAACCGTCGGCTTCCTGCTGCCGGAAATCGATAAGCATACTTTCTTCAAAGATGTGGAAAAGCTCGGCGTGCTGCCCCGGAAAACCTTCTCCATGGGCGAAGCGGACGAAAAGCGGTTCTATATGGAAGCGAAGAGAATCTGA
- a CDS encoding flavocytochrome c, which produces MKKRLLALLTALAMILGCASVMAETTTAVTGTATVQGFGGDITVTVTLDGDNIKDVTITGDGETEGIGKKIIDEWPNAFIEYNGIVDTYTGATFAGITREAVIAAMRQALENAGVNPDDFMREMETEEALDVVIDSDIVIIGAGGAGMTAALTASDAGKNVLVLESQPAVGGNSVKSTGGMNAAKTTYQDNNTFDEAAGIEKTLKAAEAYADNEAITALAATVKEQWEAWQANPEGYFDSTELFALDTLIGGKGLNDPELVSTLVNNSAAAIDYLDSIGIHLNNVAAFGGASVKRIHRPVNAEGKTVSVGAYTVPLLEAACQSRDNLALLTDVTATKLLTDENGAVCGVEAQGKAGNKITVNAKAVILATGGFGANLDMVVQYKPELAGFMTTNAAGIQGQGILMATEIGAATVDMEQIQIHPTVQADTASLITEGLRGDGAILVNANGERFIDEVGTRDVVSAAEIAQPDSFSWLVVDQKMVDASSVIQGYISRGLMLQGDTCEALAAELGIPADTFAATMDKWNSYVAEKNDPDFGRTSFAQPLDTAPFYAVKVTAGIHHTMGGLKIDTQTHVLNTEGQIIPGLFAAGEVTGGVHGGNRLGGNAVADFVVFGRIAGQTAADSIK; this is translated from the coding sequence ATGAAAAAAAGGCTGCTGGCCCTGCTGACCGCGCTGGCCATGATTTTGGGCTGCGCGTCTGTCATGGCTGAAACCACCACTGCCGTCACCGGAACCGCTACGGTTCAGGGTTTCGGCGGAGACATTACCGTAACCGTCACCCTGGATGGTGATAACATCAAGGATGTTACCATCACCGGCGATGGTGAGACCGAAGGCATCGGCAAAAAGATCATTGATGAGTGGCCCAATGCCTTCATCGAGTACAACGGCATCGTTGACACCTATACCGGCGCCACTTTCGCCGGCATCACCCGGGAAGCGGTCATTGCCGCCATGCGCCAGGCGCTGGAAAACGCCGGTGTGAACCCGGATGACTTCATGCGCGAGATGGAAACGGAAGAAGCCCTGGACGTGGTCATTGATTCCGATATCGTGATCATCGGTGCCGGCGGCGCCGGCATGACCGCCGCCCTGACCGCTTCCGACGCCGGAAAGAACGTGCTGGTGCTTGAAAGCCAGCCCGCTGTCGGCGGTAACTCTGTCAAATCCACCGGCGGTATGAACGCTGCCAAGACGACCTACCAGGACAACAACACCTTTGACGAGGCTGCCGGCATTGAAAAGACCCTGAAGGCCGCCGAAGCCTATGCGGACAACGAGGCGATCACTGCCCTGGCCGCCACCGTAAAGGAACAGTGGGAAGCCTGGCAGGCCAATCCCGAAGGCTATTTTGACTCCACCGAGCTCTTTGCCCTGGATACCCTGATCGGCGGCAAAGGACTGAACGATCCGGAGCTGGTCAGCACGCTGGTCAATAACAGCGCCGCTGCCATTGACTACCTCGATTCCATCGGCATCCACCTGAACAACGTGGCTGCCTTCGGCGGTGCCTCCGTGAAACGTATTCACCGCCCTGTCAATGCTGAAGGCAAGACCGTTTCCGTCGGCGCCTACACCGTGCCGCTGCTGGAGGCTGCCTGCCAGAGCCGGGACAACCTGGCGCTGCTGACCGATGTGACCGCCACCAAACTCCTGACGGATGAAAACGGCGCTGTGTGCGGCGTGGAAGCCCAGGGCAAGGCCGGTAACAAGATCACCGTGAACGCAAAGGCCGTCATCCTGGCGACCGGCGGTTTCGGTGCGAACCTGGACATGGTTGTGCAGTACAAGCCTGAACTGGCCGGTTTCATGACCACCAACGCTGCCGGCATCCAGGGCCAGGGCATCCTGATGGCCACCGAGATCGGCGCTGCCACCGTGGACATGGAGCAGATCCAGATCCATCCCACCGTACAGGCTGATACCGCTTCCCTCATCACCGAAGGCCTGCGCGGCGACGGTGCGATCCTGGTGAACGCCAACGGCGAACGCTTCATCGACGAAGTCGGTACCCGTGACGTGGTCTCCGCCGCTGAGATCGCCCAGCCTGATTCCTTCAGCTGGCTGGTGGTCGACCAGAAGATGGTGGACGCTTCCTCCGTCATCCAGGGCTATATCTCCCGCGGCCTGATGCTGCAGGGCGATACCTGTGAAGCGCTGGCTGCCGAACTCGGCATCCCTGCTGACACCTTTGCCGCAACCATGGATAAGTGGAACAGCTATGTGGCTGAAAAGAACGATCCCGACTTCGGCCGCACCAGCTTCGCCCAGCCGCTGGATACCGCGCCTTTCTACGCGGTTAAGGTGACTGCCGGTATCCACCACACCATGGGCGGTCTGAAGATCGATACCCAGACCCATGTGCTGAACACCGAAGGCCAGATCATCCCCGGCCTCTTTGCCGCGGGTGAAGTGACCGGCGGTGTCCACGGCGGAAACCGCCTGGGCGGCAATGCCGTGGCTGACTTCGTTGTCTTTGGCCGTATCGCCGGCCAGACTGCGGCGGATTCCATCAAATAA
- a CDS encoding tautomerase family protein, with protein METGCPVSKSWTTLKKIFPNKSHYSIKRRKTTMPHVEINCFPGRTEEVKQKCAKKIAEDIAATLGCNLSSVSVTIHEVAEEDWKEKVWDSRITPAGQELYVKPGYTCD; from the coding sequence ATGGAGACCGGCTGTCCGGTATCAAAGAGCTGGACCACGTTGAAAAAGATATTCCCCAATAAAAGCCATTATTCAATAAAAAGGAGGAAAACCACCATGCCGCATGTTGAAATCAACTGCTTTCCCGGAAGAACTGAGGAAGTAAAGCAGAAATGTGCCAAAAAAATCGCGGAAGATATCGCCGCCACCCTGGGCTGTAACCTGTCCAGCGTTTCCGTGACGATCCATGAGGTAGCCGAGGAAGACTGGAAAGAAAAAGTATGGGATTCCAGGATCACTCCCGCCGGTCAGGAACTGTATGTGAAGCCCGGCTATACCTGTGACTGA
- a CDS encoding LexA family transcriptional regulator: MSRLGDLIRTERIRQKLTPKQVARKCGVSESYLLAVEAGTRIIADDQARRILKSIGLKQQNEAEFTLDDIAATVDLVQVQPKMAAAVQAKKPVRKEAELAASTEDEEGVAGSVWLDALQSVLKRVPVMNAVMKPVSYQLVPVENGRIEGANPDKVFFYLAPDDSMRGFRIHKGDIVLTVPANSPVDGAVMLMTYNEHRYLRKIKLLDDRNVLLQSYDRQYEAETVPINEIGFIARCVKVTFELT; encoded by the coding sequence ATGAGCAGACTGGGAGACCTGATCCGGACCGAGCGGATCCGGCAGAAACTGACGCCGAAACAGGTGGCGAGAAAGTGCGGTGTCAGCGAGAGCTATCTCCTGGCAGTGGAGGCGGGCACACGGATCATCGCGGATGACCAGGCGCGGCGGATCCTGAAGAGCATCGGCCTGAAGCAGCAGAATGAAGCAGAGTTTACACTGGACGATATCGCGGCCACCGTAGACCTGGTGCAGGTACAGCCGAAGATGGCCGCGGCGGTGCAGGCGAAGAAGCCTGTGAGGAAAGAAGCGGAGCTGGCGGCTTCCACGGAGGACGAGGAAGGCGTGGCCGGAAGCGTCTGGCTGGACGCGCTGCAGAGCGTGCTGAAGCGGGTACCGGTGATGAACGCGGTGATGAAGCCGGTGAGCTACCAGCTGGTACCGGTGGAAAACGGCCGGATCGAAGGAGCCAATCCGGATAAGGTGTTCTTCTATCTCGCACCGGATGACAGTATGCGCGGGTTCCGGATCCATAAAGGCGACATTGTACTGACAGTGCCGGCGAACAGCCCGGTGGACGGGGCGGTTATGCTCATGACTTACAATGAGCACCGGTACCTGCGCAAGATCAAGCTCCTGGATGACCGGAACGTGCTGCTCCAGTCCTATGACCGGCAGTATGAGGCGGAAACCGTGCCGATCAATGAGATCGGGTTTATCGCACGGTGCGTCAAGGTGACATTTGAACTGACATAA